Proteins encoded in a region of the Paenibacillus sp. E222 genome:
- a CDS encoding ester cyclase yields MTPEQIVRTFFEEVRSDRNLDYANTLMAEQVLAHQVISEEEVTVTRTPSVYADHVREMMEAYGDFSMQIQELLAQGDKVYVRWRQVGTHVGEVDGYAPTNLPVIEIASAVYRVENERIAEYWIQIDRLGIEKQLERNQS; encoded by the coding sequence ATGACGCCAGAACAGATTGTCAGGACCTTTTTTGAAGAAGTGCGCTCGGATCGCAATCTTGATTATGCCAATACACTGATGGCCGAGCAGGTACTGGCTCACCAGGTAATCTCGGAAGAGGAAGTGACAGTCACAAGAACGCCCTCCGTCTATGCGGATCATGTGAGGGAAATGATGGAGGCGTACGGAGATTTTTCGATGCAGATTCAGGAGTTGCTTGCACAGGGAGATAAAGTATATGTACGCTGGAGACAAGTGGGTACTCATGTTGGAGAAGTGGATGGATATGCGCCGACCAATCTTCCCGTGATTGAAATAGCGAGTGCGGTATATCGAGTGGAGAATGAGAGAATTGCAGAATACTGGATTCAGATTGACAGGCTGGGGATCGAAAAACAATTGGAGCGCAATCAGAGCTGA
- a CDS encoding transglutaminase domain-containing protein, which yields MRQPSVYKLLSDLSGLESIVVTGASSGVPHAWNKVKIGNEWFHVDATNNLTNSGIPYFLYNANDETAASQKTIADKDYWLDSELALFNGESDANDYYVQNDLEVASISEYKTKAESELKNGENRVILRFASPVDSDELMTAAGEALAAVDEALLNTAQLATLGSYAILEPNPDQK from the coding sequence ATGCGCCAGCCTTCCGTCTACAAACTGCTCTCCGATCTGTCTGGACTGGAAAGCATCGTCGTAACGGGAGCTTCTAGCGGTGTTCCTCATGCGTGGAATAAGGTCAAAATCGGGAATGAATGGTTCCATGTGGATGCCACCAACAATCTGACCAATTCCGGTATTCCTTACTTCCTGTACAATGCAAATGATGAGACGGCTGCAAGTCAGAAAACGATAGCCGACAAGGATTACTGGCTTGATTCCGAACTCGCCCTGTTTAATGGTGAAAGTGATGCGAACGATTATTATGTACAGAACGATCTCGAAGTCGCTTCCATTAGTGAATACAAAACGAAGGCTGAGAGTGAACTGAAGAATGGAGAAAATCGGGTAATTCTCCGTTTTGCCTCACCTGTGGACTCTGATGAGCTGATGACAGCTGCAGGCGAAGCCCTCGCTGCGGTAGATGAGGCCCTGCTTAATACGGCTCAATTGGCCACGCTTGGCAGCTACGCCATTCTGGAGCCTAACCCGGATCAGAAGTAA
- a CDS encoding SDR family oxidoreductase gives MANQDQHTMQDPTTQYPKATSDWKQQQEEPGLQREMTPVPDAGEKSYKGSGRLTGRKAVVTGADSGIGRAAAIAFAREGADVVLAYLPEEEADAKEVVKLIEEAGRKAVAIPGDLKDEKYCEELIESAVKELGGIDILANVAGKQQFVEQIADLTTEQFDATFKTNVYSMFWLCKAAVKHMKPGSSIINTSSIQAYKPSPILLDYATTKAAINTFSKALAQQVGSKGIRVNVVAPGPVWTPLQVVGGQPIEKLADFGSNTPLGRAGQPAEMAPAFVFLASQESSYVSGETLNANGGTVSP, from the coding sequence ATGGCTAATCAAGACCAGCACACCATGCAAGATCCGACGACACAATATCCGAAGGCTACATCAGATTGGAAGCAGCAGCAGGAGGAGCCGGGACTTCAGCGTGAAATGACTCCTGTACCTGATGCAGGTGAAAAAAGCTATAAAGGCAGCGGGCGTCTGACCGGACGTAAAGCTGTTGTAACCGGAGCAGACAGCGGTATTGGTCGGGCAGCAGCCATCGCTTTTGCCCGTGAAGGCGCGGATGTTGTCCTGGCTTACCTTCCTGAGGAAGAAGCCGATGCGAAGGAAGTGGTCAAACTGATCGAAGAAGCAGGCCGCAAGGCTGTTGCGATTCCAGGCGACCTCAAGGATGAGAAATACTGCGAAGAACTCATTGAATCTGCTGTAAAAGAGCTCGGTGGGATCGATATCCTCGCCAACGTGGCAGGTAAACAGCAGTTTGTTGAGCAGATCGCCGATCTGACTACAGAACAATTTGATGCGACATTCAAAACCAATGTCTATTCGATGTTCTGGCTCTGTAAAGCAGCGGTGAAACACATGAAACCAGGCAGCTCCATCATTAACACGTCTTCTATTCAGGCCTATAAGCCATCTCCAATCCTGCTGGATTATGCGACAACAAAGGCAGCAATCAACACCTTCAGCAAAGCGCTGGCTCAGCAAGTCGGCAGCAAAGGCATCCGCGTAAACGTCGTCGCACCAGGTCCAGTATGGACACCGCTTCAGGTCGTTGGTGGACAGCCCATAGAGAAGCTTGCTGATTTCGGCTCCAATACTCCGCTGGGTCGTGCAGGGCAACCTGCTGAAATGGCACCAGCGTTTGTGTTCCTGGCGAGCCAGGAATCCAGCTATGTGAGCGGTGAGACACTGAACGCCAATGGCGGTACAGTTAGTCCGTAA
- a CDS encoding amino acid permease: protein MESKQLSRGLKPRHVELIALGGTIGVGLFMGSASTIKWAGPSVLLAYLLAGIIIFFVMRIMGEMLIQEPVTGSFATFAHKYISPLAGFLTAWSYWFLWVTVGMAEVTAIGIYVGYWFPDIPQWLPALAGVLIIAAANLAAVKYYGEFEFWFALIKVTAIVFMIVIGTGLIFFGWGNGGEPIGLSNLVSHGGFFPGGIKGFLFALCIVTAAYQGVEMVGITAGEAENPKITLRKAIKNIVWRILIFYVGAIFVIVTLYPWNEVGETGSPFVLTFAKVGIVAAAGIINFVVLTAAMSGCNSGIYSAGRMLYTLAENGQAPAFFKKLSKGGVPRNSIIITISLLLVGVVLNYLMPDSKLFLYIYSASVLPGMVPWFALAFSQFRFRKRWGNEMGDHNFKSKWFPISNYIIIVYLTLVIIGMAFNPDTRLPLIVGATFMAIVVIGYFVFGIGKRQRVDASEDH from the coding sequence TTGGAATCGAAGCAACTATCCAGAGGGCTAAAGCCCCGCCATGTAGAGCTGATTGCACTCGGAGGTACGATCGGGGTCGGATTGTTCATGGGATCGGCAAGTACGATCAAATGGGCAGGTCCTTCAGTGCTGCTGGCCTATTTGCTGGCCGGGATCATTATCTTTTTTGTCATGCGCATTATGGGGGAAATGTTGATTCAGGAGCCTGTTACCGGTTCATTTGCCACATTTGCTCATAAGTATATCAGTCCACTCGCCGGGTTCCTGACTGCCTGGAGTTACTGGTTCCTCTGGGTCACGGTTGGTATGGCGGAAGTCACCGCGATTGGGATTTATGTAGGCTACTGGTTCCCGGATATTCCACAATGGCTGCCTGCCTTGGCTGGTGTGCTCATTATTGCGGCTGCGAATCTGGCAGCGGTAAAGTACTATGGCGAATTTGAATTCTGGTTTGCGCTGATCAAGGTGACGGCGATTGTCTTCATGATCGTGATTGGAACCGGACTAATTTTCTTCGGCTGGGGGAACGGAGGAGAGCCCATTGGGCTATCGAATCTGGTGAGCCATGGCGGATTTTTCCCTGGAGGCATCAAAGGTTTCCTTTTTGCCCTGTGTATCGTAACGGCAGCCTATCAAGGTGTCGAAATGGTAGGGATTACGGCAGGTGAAGCGGAAAATCCGAAGATCACGCTGCGTAAAGCGATCAAAAACATCGTGTGGCGCATTCTTATTTTTTACGTTGGGGCCATCTTTGTCATCGTGACATTGTACCCTTGGAATGAAGTGGGAGAGACGGGAAGTCCGTTTGTACTGACGTTTGCCAAAGTCGGGATTGTCGCTGCTGCGGGAATTATCAACTTTGTCGTGCTTACCGCGGCGATGTCGGGATGTAACAGTGGGATCTATAGTGCAGGACGTATGCTTTACACGCTTGCGGAGAATGGACAGGCACCGGCCTTTTTCAAAAAGCTGTCCAAAGGCGGGGTTCCCCGCAACAGTATTATCATCACAATTTCCTTGCTGCTGGTGGGTGTGGTACTCAACTACCTGATGCCGGACTCCAAACTGTTCCTGTACATCTATAGCGCAAGTGTTCTTCCGGGGATGGTTCCATGGTTCGCGCTGGCCTTCAGCCAGTTCAGGTTCAGAAAGCGTTGGGGCAATGAAATGGGAGACCACAATTTTAAATCCAAATGGTTCCCCATCAGCAACTATATCATCATCGTATATCTGACGCTCGTCATTATTGGTATGGCATTTAACCCGGATACGCGGTTACCCCTGATTGTCGGGGCTACATTTATGGCGATCGTTGTGATCGGATATTTCGTATTTGGCATAGGAAAAAGACAGCGGGTAGATGCAAGCGAGGATCACTAG
- a CDS encoding metalloregulator ArsR/SmtB family transcription factor, producing MNQSIQQFKADFFKALAHPMRIQILELLSEGAKNVNELQSILGSEGSAVSQQLAVLRSKNVVQGTKEGTTVTYSLRDPLIKDLLAVAKQIFDNHLVDAISMLEDIRKDT from the coding sequence ATGAATCAGAGCATACAACAGTTTAAAGCGGATTTTTTCAAAGCCTTGGCGCACCCGATGAGAATTCAGATTCTGGAGCTGCTGAGCGAAGGAGCGAAGAACGTCAATGAACTGCAAAGCATTCTGGGATCAGAAGGCTCCGCCGTCTCGCAGCAGCTGGCTGTATTGCGCAGTAAAAACGTTGTCCAGGGAACAAAAGAAGGGACGACAGTCACTTATTCGCTGCGTGACCCATTGATTAAAGACCTGTTGGCCGTTGCCAAACAGATTTTTGACAATCATCTGGTTGACGCCATTTCCATGCTGGAAGACATTCGAAAAGATACTTAA
- a CDS encoding carbohydrate ABC transporter permease gives MKRFSRRRSFGDYLFSFTNGFFMLFVMVVTLYPFLNTIAVSFNNGLDTIRGGIYLWPREWTLQNYVSVFQNPHLTQAAFISVARTVVGTMVQLFCTAMLAYVLSRKEYMFNKLVTTLFVVTMYFSGGLIPGYMLIKQLGLLNNFWVYIIPGLIGVFNMIVVRTYIQGLSEGLLESAKMDGAGDFKIFMRIVLPLSKPVLATIALFIAVGQWNSWFDSMLYTAGNRNLTTLQYELMKLLSSATSQGGTVNVDQYKNVTNMVTPVSIRAAITVVTAMPIVLLYPFLQKYFVTGLTIGGVKE, from the coding sequence GTGAAGCGATTTAGCAGAAGACGAAGCTTTGGCGATTATTTATTTTCATTCACAAACGGTTTTTTTATGTTGTTCGTTATGGTTGTTACATTATATCCTTTTTTAAACACGATTGCCGTATCCTTCAATAATGGGCTTGATACGATCCGCGGAGGAATATATCTGTGGCCAAGGGAATGGACACTTCAGAACTACGTATCCGTATTCCAGAATCCCCATCTCACGCAAGCGGCATTTATTTCGGTCGCTAGAACGGTAGTTGGGACGATGGTGCAGTTGTTCTGTACCGCGATGCTGGCCTACGTGTTGAGCCGCAAGGAGTACATGTTTAACAAATTGGTCACCACGCTGTTTGTGGTGACGATGTATTTCAGCGGCGGATTGATTCCGGGATACATGCTGATCAAGCAACTGGGGCTGTTGAATAACTTCTGGGTATATATTATCCCTGGATTAATCGGTGTCTTCAACATGATCGTGGTCCGCACCTACATTCAGGGACTTTCAGAAGGACTGCTCGAATCGGCGAAGATGGACGGTGCCGGCGATTTTAAAATCTTTATGCGCATCGTGCTTCCGCTATCCAAACCGGTGTTGGCCACCATCGCGCTGTTTATCGCCGTGGGACAGTGGAACTCCTGGTTTGATTCCATGCTGTACACAGCGGGCAACCGGAATTTGACCACCTTGCAGTATGAGCTGATGAAATTGCTGTCCTCTGCGACTTCACAGGGTGGAACTGTCAATGTGGACCAGTACAAAAATGTAACAAACATGGTCACTCCCGTATCGATTCGGGCAGCAATTACGGTTGTGACGGCCATGCCCATCGTTTTACTATATCCGTTCTTGCAAAAATATTTTGTGACTGGACTCACCATTGGAGGGGTGAAAGAATAA
- a CDS encoding sugar ABC transporter permease: protein MAKNELQHRIKASHFPSGKSWIGYNLSRMKSQRQLLWMSFPFIAFIAIFAYGPLWGWLMAFQNYRPGLGFFQQEWVGMEHFKTLFTDPTFVRVIRNTLAMSLISLFLGFVGSIGLALLLNELRMVLFKRVVQTVSYLPHFLSWIIVTGIVANVLSTETGIVNVLLTKLHIISAPINFFAEPKYFWGIVGLSSMWKEIGWGTIIYLAAMTSINPSLYEAASIDGAGRFRKMFNVTLPGIKPTIIILLIINVGNVLNAGFEIQYLLGNGLVQDVSETIDIFVLKYGINLGNYSLATAAGIFKSVVSLVLIFMANGLAKALGEERLI, encoded by the coding sequence ATGGCCAAAAATGAGTTGCAGCACCGGATAAAGGCAAGCCATTTTCCATCAGGAAAAAGCTGGATCGGGTATAACCTGTCACGAATGAAAAGTCAGCGTCAATTATTGTGGATGTCATTTCCATTTATTGCGTTTATCGCTATTTTTGCGTATGGACCGTTATGGGGCTGGTTGATGGCGTTTCAGAATTACAGACCCGGCCTTGGTTTTTTTCAGCAGGAATGGGTAGGCATGGAGCATTTTAAAACCCTGTTCACGGACCCTACATTTGTACGTGTCATCCGAAATACGCTGGCGATGAGCTTAATCAGTCTGTTTCTGGGCTTTGTTGGCTCGATTGGCCTGGCGCTTCTGTTGAACGAATTGCGGATGGTGCTGTTCAAACGTGTCGTGCAAACGGTTTCCTATCTTCCACATTTTCTATCATGGATCATCGTTACAGGCATCGTTGCCAACGTATTATCCACTGAGACGGGAATCGTCAATGTGCTGCTGACGAAGCTTCACATCATCAGCGCTCCAATTAATTTCTTCGCCGAGCCGAAATATTTCTGGGGCATTGTGGGCTTGTCCAGCATGTGGAAAGAAATTGGCTGGGGTACCATCATTTATCTGGCTGCCATGACTTCAATTAATCCGAGCTTGTACGAGGCGGCTTCGATTGACGGGGCAGGCCGATTTCGCAAAATGTTCAATGTCACTCTTCCAGGCATTAAACCAACGATTATTATCCTGCTCATTATCAATGTCGGCAACGTGCTGAACGCGGGTTTCGAGATTCAATATTTGCTGGGGAACGGATTGGTGCAGGACGTGTCCGAGACCATCGACATTTTCGTATTGAAGTACGGAATTAACCTGGGCAACTATTCTCTTGCAACTGCCGCAGGCATATTCAAGAGCGTAGTCAGCCTGGTGCTCATATTTATGGCCAACGGGCTTGCCAAGGCTCTTGGCGAAGAGCGTTTGATTTGA
- a CDS encoding extracellular solute-binding protein, with translation MMKKDVRKKIRHCVLLALILVVALAGCTPGSSSSGEKTADGKDLKQFSAFFAVPGKIAPDDNRVLKAIEEKTGVRVTMDWLTGQTAKERIGVLIAGGEYPDFIDGSDGTQQLVSAGALVPLEDYIDKYPNIKNYLGEDWKKMKNTTDGHIYFIPQFGNVQGESMKVTHDGEAFWIQKAVLEWDNYPTIKTLDQYFDLIERYKAAHPTVDGQPTIGFEIISYDWRYFALENPPLFLAGYPNEGAAIIDKETLTAKNYNTIPEAKAYFKKINEVYHKGLVDNETFTANFDQYISKLSTGRVLGMVDQGWQFLDAEASLVKQKLYDKTYVPLSITLSEDVKGRYQHKPILNVNGGLAITTSCKDVEGALQYINDLLDPEMEVLRTWGQEGVDYQVDEKGVFSRNEEQRSNSKDPDWVLANTGSPLVYFPHHEGMTADGKNALDPKEQPEEYLATLNDIDKKVLKAYGYTKFTDFLEPAEDNEPWFPIYTYNFEPNKPETIARQKMDDVKRKWLPKVIMTSPAEFDQAWEEYQATLKESADIKAYEDALTEEVRRRVELWG, from the coding sequence ATGATGAAAAAGGATGTTAGAAAAAAAATCAGGCATTGCGTTTTGCTGGCTTTAATACTGGTTGTTGCACTTGCCGGATGTACGCCAGGATCATCCTCGTCTGGTGAGAAGACAGCGGATGGCAAGGATTTGAAGCAATTTTCCGCATTTTTTGCCGTGCCGGGGAAAATTGCACCAGACGATAATCGGGTGCTGAAAGCGATTGAAGAAAAAACGGGTGTCCGCGTGACCATGGATTGGCTCACCGGCCAAACGGCCAAGGAACGGATTGGCGTGCTGATTGCAGGCGGCGAATATCCCGACTTTATCGATGGAAGTGATGGTACTCAGCAATTGGTATCGGCAGGGGCGCTGGTCCCGCTTGAGGATTACATCGATAAATATCCGAACATCAAAAATTATCTAGGCGAAGATTGGAAAAAAATGAAAAACACAACGGATGGACATATCTACTTCATCCCTCAGTTTGGCAATGTACAAGGCGAGTCCATGAAGGTAACTCATGACGGAGAAGCATTCTGGATTCAGAAGGCTGTGCTGGAATGGGATAATTATCCGACAATCAAAACACTTGATCAATACTTTGACTTGATTGAACGGTATAAAGCAGCTCATCCGACAGTTGACGGTCAGCCGACGATTGGATTTGAAATTATCTCGTATGACTGGCGATATTTTGCACTGGAAAACCCTCCGCTCTTCCTGGCTGGTTACCCCAATGAAGGGGCAGCTATCATAGACAAAGAAACGCTGACGGCCAAAAACTACAATACGATTCCTGAAGCGAAGGCGTATTTCAAAAAGATCAATGAAGTGTACCATAAAGGTTTGGTCGATAACGAGACATTTACGGCAAACTTTGATCAATATATTTCCAAACTTTCAACCGGACGTGTGCTGGGCATGGTGGACCAGGGGTGGCAGTTCCTTGACGCCGAGGCATCGCTCGTGAAGCAAAAATTGTACGACAAAACCTATGTGCCATTGTCCATCACGCTTTCCGAGGATGTAAAGGGACGCTATCAGCACAAGCCAATCCTAAACGTGAATGGCGGCTTGGCCATTACAACGAGTTGCAAGGATGTAGAGGGAGCGCTTCAGTATATTAATGATTTGCTGGACCCTGAGATGGAAGTATTGAGAACATGGGGACAGGAAGGCGTGGATTACCAGGTCGATGAAAAAGGCGTATTCTCCCGGAATGAAGAGCAGCGTTCCAATTCCAAAGATCCAGACTGGGTGCTGGCGAACACGGGAAGTCCCCTGGTATATTTTCCGCATCATGAAGGCATGACTGCTGACGGAAAAAACGCACTCGACCCTAAGGAGCAACCGGAGGAATATCTGGCCACACTGAATGACATCGACAAAAAAGTGTTGAAGGCTTACGGATATACGAAGTTTACGGATTTCCTGGAGCCTGCGGAGGACAACGAACCATGGTTCCCGATCTATACCTATAACTTTGAACCCAACAAACCTGAGACGATTGCTAGACAGAAAATGGACGACGTAAAACGAAAATGGCTGCCTAAAGTGATCATGACGTCACCAGCCGAGTTTGACCAGGCCTGGGAAGAGTATCAGGCCACTCTCAAGGAGAGTGCGGATATCAAAGCATATGAAGATGCATTAACGGAGGAAGTCCGCAGACGCGTGGAGCTGTGGGGGTAA
- a CDS encoding response regulator yields MINVLIVDDEPFIRQGLQLLIDWESCGYQICGQASNGLQALECIRAVHPDLVIADIKMPEMDGMELARTLYEQYGGEIKLILLSGFYEFEYAKQAIKYQVNDYILKPIVKTELVQVLEEFRISFDARTEEKRHQQEKDRIILAQHMQSILLGSADKESVANVQSSYQSANFLRCMLIEATGETAGRAECETDWYSRVEASVGEPFKGQVLKPFTGEKNAVLLILTDLMLKEEAIALEEYIGRLHGELNQGQESAVAFYIGKEVQRVEELYESYQSCGKMKSLRFFTTSGPMYYFEHMNTEIFTKQPGQREKQLFDGLIKSIEQQQMDELRSHAEAIFQFFLNERIEPGIVRIQLHYLAYNLLELVKGETGPPDSGLMQSAFLQMNYAMLSMEANIENLWEFSRLCAEKLKEQQKWNAMGVLARIEAFIHEHYRENISLKLLGEQFYMNSAYLGQIFKKHYALSFNDYLNQLRVEEAARLLRRTDQRVYEIATAVGYRDSDYFINRFEKLMDETPAQYRKRAQAAYAADSTSCTP; encoded by the coding sequence ATGATCAACGTGCTGATTGTGGATGATGAGCCATTTATTCGCCAGGGACTTCAGTTACTTATCGATTGGGAGTCATGCGGATATCAGATTTGCGGTCAGGCATCAAACGGTTTGCAGGCGCTGGAGTGCATTCGGGCCGTGCACCCTGACCTGGTCATCGCCGACATCAAGATGCCGGAGATGGACGGCATGGAGCTTGCGAGAACCTTGTACGAACAGTATGGCGGCGAGATCAAGCTGATCCTGCTAAGCGGATTCTACGAGTTCGAGTATGCCAAGCAGGCGATTAAATACCAGGTGAATGACTATATTCTCAAGCCCATCGTGAAGACGGAACTGGTTCAAGTGCTTGAGGAATTCAGAATCTCATTCGATGCGCGGACAGAAGAGAAGCGACACCAGCAAGAAAAGGACCGGATCATCTTGGCTCAGCATATGCAGTCCATCTTGCTTGGGTCAGCCGATAAAGAATCTGTTGCAAATGTGCAGTCCAGCTATCAGAGTGCCAACTTCCTGCGCTGCATGCTGATCGAGGCGACAGGGGAGACCGCAGGGAGAGCAGAATGCGAAACGGATTGGTACTCCCGGGTTGAAGCATCGGTTGGCGAGCCCTTCAAGGGACAAGTGCTGAAGCCGTTCACGGGGGAAAAGAATGCGGTTTTGCTCATTCTCACGGATCTGATGCTGAAGGAGGAGGCTATCGCGTTGGAGGAATATATCGGCCGATTACATGGCGAGCTGAATCAGGGTCAGGAGTCGGCAGTTGCCTTCTATATCGGAAAGGAAGTACAGAGGGTGGAGGAACTGTATGAGTCCTACCAATCCTGCGGCAAAATGAAGAGCTTGCGTTTTTTTACCACGAGTGGCCCCATGTATTACTTCGAGCATATGAATACTGAAATATTTACGAAACAGCCAGGACAACGAGAGAAACAATTGTTTGATGGCCTGATCAAGTCGATTGAGCAACAGCAAATGGATGAGCTTCGCAGTCATGCAGAGGCGATCTTTCAATTTTTTCTCAATGAACGAATCGAGCCGGGCATCGTCCGCATTCAGTTGCATTATTTGGCGTACAATCTGTTGGAACTTGTAAAAGGTGAGACGGGTCCCCCGGATTCCGGGTTGATGCAGTCAGCGTTCCTCCAGATGAATTACGCGATGCTGTCTATGGAGGCTAACATTGAAAATTTATGGGAGTTCTCGCGACTGTGCGCAGAGAAGCTGAAGGAGCAGCAGAAATGGAACGCAATGGGTGTATTGGCCAGAATCGAGGCATTCATTCATGAACATTACAGGGAGAACATCAGCCTGAAATTGCTGGGAGAGCAATTTTACATGAACAGTGCGTATTTGGGTCAGATTTTCAAAAAGCATTATGCTCTGTCCTTCAATGATTATTTGAATCAATTGCGTGTGGAGGAAGCCGCCCGGCTGCTGCGCAGAACCGATCAAAGGGTATATGAAATTGCAACAGCTGTCGGATATCGCGATTCCGATTACTTTATTAACCGGTTCGAGAAACTCATGGATGAGACGCCTGCGCAATATCGCAAAAGAGCCCAGGCAGCGTACGCTGCCGATTCTACATCCTGCACTCCTTGA